The following is a genomic window from Chryseobacterium ginsenosidimutans.
GTTGGTCTCAAATATTGATCGGAAACGATGAACGGATTTTGTTGTAATAAATCAGAATAAGTATTCAATTTTAAACCTCCGTCGACCCCACCATAAAACTTGAATTCCTGAGCAGCAGCGTATTGAAACTCTGCTTGTGGAAACCAATACGTTTTATTGTTCTTCATTTGTTCGGTCATCAAATCATTTTGATTTTTTGAATTAAGGAACGAAAATGATGAACCTAACATTAAATAAGACTCTCCTTTTCTGAACGTCACTTTTGGGCTCAAGCTTGTATTAACGAAATTCGATGTATTTTTATCTCTGATTGCGAATTCACTCTTTACAGCTTCCAAACCAACACCTAAATCAGCGTTCAGATTAATTCCTGATTTCCCGATTTCTACAGCATGTTTAGATAAATTCGCCAATACGGAAACCTGATTTTCCTGAGCATCAAAATGATCTTTTAAGAATGAAGATTTTACTCGTACGTCATTCAAAATTTCATTAGAATAAAAATCGTAGTAACCGTTTACTTTGAATTGATTTACCCTCTGATCCAAATCAACATCTCCGGGTTCCAACGCATAAATACCATAATAGTTATAGCTGTTTAAGCCATATTCAGCATTTAGATTAAATTTCCCTTTATCACCGTAAGAATTAAGGAAAGTTCCAAGCGTGGTCGAACTTTGTTTAGAATCCCATGGATATTCTTTTTTAAGGCCTTGAGTCGAAAGAAAATGGACATCTGCTCCGACTTCGATTTTATTTTGTAACGTTTTCGAAATATTGGCATCGCCTAAGATTTTTCCATAATTTCCCATTCCAAACTGGAGATAATTATGCTGAGCCGACCCTTCAAATTTCGGTGTTACATCCTGTCCTTGAATCGTCGATGTTTTGAAATCAGAAACCGCAGGAACGTCCGTAATATTATATTGTACAGGATTCTGAGATTTTTCTTCCGGTGGATAATTTTTGATGGTTTCCACAGAAGTTTTCTTCTTTTCGATCTTTTTTACTTCCGGTTCTCTTTTTTTATTAAGAATCAGTTTTTCTTCTTTAATCTGGGAAAACGCAACCCGACGAAAACCCTAAAAATATGATGGATAATAATTGAATTCTTTTGTTCATTATTTTTGTATTTAAGTATTTAAGTATAAAATATTCGTGATTTAATTTTAAATCTTAATATTTTACATCAATACGATAGTACATTTACTTTTTAATCGACTTCTTCACTTCTTTCGCTTCTGCAACAATATCAGGGAAATCTTTATAGTTTTCTATGATCTGGTCGCAAGTGTAACTTGCCTGATAATTGTCTTTTAAGCTCACATAATTTTTAGCCATCAGAACAAGAGCTTTTGCACCCCAATATTCTTCTGAAGCGTAATTATTTGCCAGTTTAAAGATCGTTTCATTAGAAGATTTATAGGATTTTCCTTTGTTTTGATAGAATGCTTTTGCGTAAATAGCTTCTGCAGCAACCGATGTATTAGAAGACTTTTCAAGAGAAGTATACGCTGTTTGCGCATCTTTATCTTTTCCTGAGTTCATCAGACTTCTCGCCTTAATTACTTTCGCTGTTTCAATGACTGCTGCAGAATTTTTATTGTTCGCAATTACGGCGTCGGCTAATTTTTCAGCTTCTGAGAAGTTTTTCTCCTCTGCATATAACTTCATCAATTCTACATTGGCGTAATTTTTAACGCTTATGTCTGAAGAATTTTTTATGTTCTCTAAATATTTTCTCGCTTCCGCATTATCACCCTGTGCAATATAGATCTGAGCCAAACGCGTCTGCGCATCATCCTGATAGTCATTCTGAACATTCGCAACCTCCTGTAAAACCAACAGTGCTTTTGTTGTATTTTTAGTTTGGTAGTAGCTTTCGCCAAGTTCGTACTTAGCCTGATAAAGCCCCTCTCCTGTTGGGTTTTGCGTTAAATATTTCTCGTAATAAGAAATCGCATTTTTGTAGTCTTTCTTGGTAAAATATTGTTTTGCTGTTGATAGATTAATTTCATCAATTTCAGCCGCATCAACATTTACACCGATATTTTTAGCAAAATTTTCATATCCTGCAACATCACCGTTTTTCGTGAAAATTGGTTTTGCAGCCTGAACAATTTTTTCTGCGTAAGCTGTATTTTTATATTGCTCGCCAAGAGTTCTCAGTTCAGACAATGCTTTATCGCTTTGATTTTGGTCAATATAATTCTGAGCTCTGTAAATAGAGGCATTGGCAACCAAATCTTTATCAGAAGAAGTTTTAATGACTTTATTAAAGAAATCATTGGAGTTAGCAAAATCATCCTGATCTGCATATGCCGTTCCGATTTCGTATTGAGCATCATCCAGATAATCAGAGGCCGGATATTTCGATAAAAGATTCTTTAAGTTGGTTATTTTTGCCTGCGTATCTCCTTTAAATCCTAAAGCCATCGCTTTTTGGTATAAAGTATAGTCGGTTGCATCTTCGTTTTTATCGTAAATTGCAATCGCTTCGTTCAGATTATTATTCGCATAATTAATATCTGCCAGACGAAGTTCTGCATCATTTTTAAACTCAGATTTCGGATTCGTTAGATATTG
Proteins encoded in this region:
- a CDS encoding TonB-dependent receptor, translating into METIKNYPPEEKSQNPVQYNITDVPAVSDFKTSTIQGQDVTPKFEGSAQHNYLQFGMGNYGKILGDANISKTLQNKIEVGADVHFLSTQGLKKEYPWDSKQSSTTLGTFLNSYGDKGKFNLNAEYGLNSYNYYGIYALEPGDVDLDQRVNQFKVNGYYDFYSNEILNDVRVKSSFLKDHFDAQENQVSVLANLSKHAVEIGKSGINLNADLGVGLEAVKSEFAIRDKNTSNFVNTSLSPKVTFRKGESYLMLGSSFSFLNSKNQNDLMTEQMKNNKTYWFPQAEFQYAAAQEFKFYGGVDGGLKLNTYSDLLQQNPFIVSDQYLRPTETKYHFYAGLRGDIDETFKYDVSAGYGKMRDIMFFKANDLFDYTSVNRSAYNFANTFSAIYDDGNVSDIKGSLQYFPLANLVLDTEVKFTKFDLKNYEDIYNVPLLTATIGAKYTMFDQKLLLGFKGIFASDRTTNSFMIEGVGSPMVYQSTENTNDKVGGYADLNLSAEYKIHKNFSIFALGNNLLSSKYQTYKGYKVLGAQILGGVKITF